A stretch of the Lineus longissimus chromosome 12, tnLinLong1.2, whole genome shotgun sequence genome encodes the following:
- the LOC135497328 gene encoding uncharacterized protein LOC135497328, with protein MKLKGISIMIVMATLAAMTPVSGEIITTACPTSSTCRSGNCAADTKTGTESCVCGPYFSGASCETVRLDVPDWTITSTTVSFKWPRNITIKEYEFVCYEKYTLNPSIILTRNLTQNTFDTLTFTGLQAGAITYVICLVDSMVFNVSDPNIFSTALNKNNENCFSFSTMYDGRDPATLVAYGIAIMIGSIFLLSLVVKFFFDVRQNKVRLREKELKSLTRILNPKLWMGGRNSPEPTNSRRNGETGKPSLGYVDRILTASSSSPNLLASDGTHGRSASSADIRASGKKAKYIPADKRSIGSHGSRGSVPRKSNSNLAVLVNMKDSLGEGRSGSRTSILDMTFDGQGQGQPNRSQSVPGIDMM; from the exons ATGAAACTAAAAGGCATTTcgatcatgatcgtcatggcaACGTTGGCGGCCATGACACCTGTCAGTGGAGAAATCATCACAACAGCTTGTCCAACCTCGTCCACATGTCGCAGCGGAAACTGCGCGGCCGACACGAAAACTGGAACTGAGTCGTGTGTCTGTGGTCCTTACTTCTCTGGTGCATCTTGCGAGACTGTTCGTCTCGACGTCCCTGATTGGACAATCACATCCACCACTGTCAGTTTCAAGTGGCCCAGAAATATTACCATAAAGGAATACGAATTTGTTTGCTATGAAAAATATACATTGAACCCTTCTATTATTTTGACAAGGAATCTGACACAAAATACATTCGACACTTTGACGTTCACCGGGTTACAAGCTGGCGCGATCACCTACGTCATCTGCCTTGTGGACTCCATGGTCTTCAATGTGTCGGACCCGAATATATTCTCCACGGCCCTGAACAAGAATAATGAGAATTGCTTCAGTTTCTCGACGATGTATGACGGGAGAGACCCGGCCACTTTGGTCGCGTACGGCATTGCCATCATGATTGGATCAATCTTCTTGCTCAGCCTAGTTGTAAAGT TCTTCTTCGACGTCCGTCAAAACAAAGTACGCCTCCGAGAAAAAGAGTTAAAAAGTCTCACAAGGATTTTGAATCCCAAACTGTGGATGGGCGGGCGAAACTCCCCGGAACCAACCAACAGCAGACGAAATGGCGAGACCGGAAAGCCGTCACTCGGTTATGTGGACCGAATTTTAACAGCCTCGTCTTCAAGTCCGAATCTATTAGCCAGTGACGGGACTCATGGCCGTTCAGCAAGTTCGGCTGACATCCGGGCATCTGGGAAGAAAGCCAAGTACATCCCAGCGGACAAACGATCCATTGGTTCACATGGATCCAGGGGATCTGTCCCCAGGAAATCAAACTCGAATCTGGCGGTTTTGGTGAACATGAAAGATAGTCTGGGAGAGGGACGCTCGGGGAGCCGCACGTCCATCCTTGACATGACCTTTGAtggccaaggtcaaggtcaaccaAATCGGAGTCAGTCGGTCCCGGGGATAGACATGatgtga
- the LOC135497277 gene encoding adipolin-like, with protein MYFNEEQLLCAFFGTLLLSTSVWSGRTGRLPIRGTPDGGVRSGGIPIRGTTIDIDEEVLLQELERQNNLSTNEHEDGEVSKTLDPQGSWLSFVRHSDRIDSARKAARKEQRKQKNSHRKLTGHPGPRGPEGPPGPPGPPGPPGGTFTREKILNEFRALVKEAAENRAEILIAERCPGCSLPGNNTLPESLHHLPRVSSAFRCQLGTIGVAKNTILELKNFEIPFSRSGSFSKSGSFDPHEGRYTAPRTGVYQFSANLHIRHNPVTARQPRLQNKQSSALLRKGDKFKVMICMNSSCRKYPTLEHSSGFESNSRTFTISFSGLLEMEAGDYVSIFIQNRSPRFFSVYKGSDFSGMLVNW; from the exons ATGTATTTCAACGAGGAACAATTATTATGCGCGTTCTTCGGGACGCTGTTGCTGTCGACTTCGGTATGGAGTGGCCGGACGGGCCGGCTGCCTATCCGGGGGACGCCCGATGGCGGCGTCCGCAGTGGCGGCATACCGATCCGCGGGACTACCATTGACATTGATGAGGAAGTGTTACTTCAGGAGTTGGAGAGACAGAACAATCTCAGTACGAATGAACACGAAGACGGCGAG GTGTCCAAAACGCTTGACCCTCAGGGCAGCTGGTTATCCTTCGTTAGACATTCCGACAGAATAGACAGTGCGAGAAAAGCCGCAAGAAAAGAGCAACGCAAACAAAAGAACAGTCACCGGAAGTTG ACGGGTCATCCTGGTCCCCGGGGACCAGAGGGTCCACCGGGACCGCCGGGGCCTCCCGGACCGCCCGGTGGCACATTCACCAGAGAGAAGATACTGAACGAATTCAGAGCTTTAGTCAAAG AAGCAGCAGAAAACAGAGCAGAAATACTTATAGCCGAAAGG TGTCCCGGATGTAGTCTCCCTGGCAACAACACATTACCAGAGAGTCTGCATCATCTACCGAGAGTGTCGTCTGCTTTTAGATGCCAGCTTGGGACAATAGGTGTCGCTAAAAACACGATACTGGAATTGAAAAACTTTGAAATT CCATTCAGCCGGAGTGGGTCGTTCAGTAAAAGTGGTAGCTTCGACCCGCATGAGGGACGCTACACGGCGCCACGGACGGGCGTCTACCAATTCTCTGCCAATCTCCACATCCGACACAACCCCGTCACCGCCCGGCAGCCTCGCTTACAGAATAAACAGAGCAGCGCCCTCTTACGGAAGGGTGAcaagttcaaggtcatgatTTGTATGAACTCCTCTTGCAGGAAATATCC AACCTTGGAACATAGCTCTGGTTTTGAGAGCAACAGCCGAACCTTCACCATTAGCTTCAGTGGTCTACTCGAAATGGAG GCTGGTGACTATGTGTCCATCTTCATTCAGAACCGATCACCACGATTCTTTTCCGTCTACAAGGGTTCGGACTTCAGTGGGATGCTGGTCAATTGGTAG
- the LOC135497276 gene encoding uncharacterized protein LOC135497276 — MMSFVSILPIFCFLFLRISTISGLIPTEETGNVASETSATTTMVVLPSSGHECGNKSTANDGLSGVQHSKDQDCDQSSSLPSAGQPLKKDKTGTSETWRIVSVDSTTIYACGNSTCENQCENEKVVYSGNIHCSCRTTCKLTGRCCYDFEKYCGTHPDNNLVDTVQHYKRCQLLKIGKYALTDDRSGLFATVATCPTDTSREIADKCEGEISPEKIGEILPYVPLTYGEVLFANSYCLFCCTGIWMSSNVQLIIPSFRCGFLLTPTTLTELVFRHCFKDVTGFNASDKMKTCAKSETETCMGGFDGMNDSLLCEKYYAPVIVKNQNGDDTWRKVFPYSDSRNHSDVSCSDGSSPFPVNDTDDGDSSHKSLVEIFATKDDGLCPKDEYVDIQYGGCRRCPMEDLIDSEICARDYKLYAKVNMSLFLMKSFGKSEVKRMFIESVRPAIMYLGEVMDVIVKYIDVVCQRQKSSSGNICNLTLNAVLVVYRSGKLQRILDLISRNVTRLGFNLGPNDSVASSIHVSNQDQARLCHTLQEYQNGQFSLDGSLVVINSSTQRYHLSNQEIRYTFLASGEEMESKVVTCEYVKTTLDYLSEVLLSLSLFGLAAVFVTHCVHKEIRNQPGQNLMSLCPNLFLAYLFLLLGPLLTHLHIVCSVLAVAQHFFWLTSFAWMSVIAANTWNTFRPDSIKTSQVASVKSFVKGCLYAYGSPALVVTTSVIVTFTVPELGFSYGDRKKCWLGNFYQKIITFLVPVGILCTIKLTLFVLTVVNIVKVRKVTAKVQTKSSHTAVMNFLPYVKLSVILGTSWALGFLAEHDDSQVLRYVFVILNGSQGILLAAVFFSNARIRHLWRMRFCKKSERSSGYTHTTSGKIASMSASD; from the exons atgatgtcattcgtTTCAATCCTGCCGATATTTTGTTTTCTATTCCTAAGGATATCTACAATCTCAG GACTGATTCCCACAGAAGAAACGGGGAATGTCGCCAGTGAGACATCGGCAACGACAACCATGGTGGTACTTCCGTCGTCTGGCCACGAATGTGGAAACAAATCGACAGCAAATGACGGCCTTTCGGGAGTTCAACATTCTAAGGATCAGGATTGTGACCAAAGTAGTTCTCTTCCATCTGCAGGACAACCTTTAAAGAAAGATAAAACAGGCACATCGGAAACCTGGCGGATAGTTTCTGTAGATAGCACCACAATTTATGCCTGTGGCAATTCAACTTGTGAAAATCAGTGCGAAAATGAAAAGGTCGTGTATAGTGGAAATATACATTGCTCGTGCAGAACCACGTGTAAACTTACGGGGCGGTGTTGCtacgattttgaaaaatattgtgGCACACATCCTGATAACAACCTGGTAGACACTGTTCAACATTACAAGAGATGCCAGTTGCTGAAAATCGGGAAGTATGCCCTGACTGATGATAGGTCTGGGTTGTTTGCGACGGTTGCTACTTGCCCGACCGATACATCAAGGGAAATCGCTGATAAGTGCGAGGGCGAAATAAGCCCAGAAAAAATAGGAGAAATATTGCCGTATGTTCCTTTAACTTACGGGGAAGTCCTGTTCGCAAACTCTTATTGTTTATTTTGCTGTACTGGGATCTGGATGAGCTCAAATGTGCAGTTGATCATTCCGTCCTTCAGATGTGGATTCCTCCTCACCCCCACAACTCTGACTGAGTTAGTTTTTCGGCATTGCTTCAAAGATGTAACTGGGTTCAACGCGTCGGACAAGATGAAAACCTGCGCTAAAAGTGAGACTGAAACGTGCATGGGAGGATTTGACGGAATGAATGACAGTCTGCTATGCGAAAAGTACTACGCTCCTGTGATAGTGAAGAATCAGAATGGTGATGACACATGGAGGAAGGTGTTCCCCTACAGCGACAGTCGGAATCACAGCGACGTATCGTGCAGTGACGGCTCTAGCCCTTTCCCGGTTAACGATACTGACGATGGAGATTCGTCTCACAAGTCTTTGGTTGAAATTTTCGCCACCAAAGACGATGGTTTGTGCCCGAAAGATGAATACGTAGACATCCAGTACGGCGGATGTCGGAGGTGTCCCATGGAAGACTTAATAGACAGCGAGATTTGCGCACGAGATTACAAACTGTATGCCAAGGTAAACATGAGTTTGTTTCTCATGAAATCATTCGGGAAGAGCGAAGTGAAACGCATGTTTATCGAGTCTGTTAGACCAGCCATCATGTATCTCGGAGAAGTCATGGACGTGATTGTTAAGTATATTGATGTCGTCTGCCAGAGACAAAAGAGCAGCTCGGGAAACATTTGCAATTTGACACTGAATGCCGTTCTTGTTGTTTACCGCAGCGGGAAGTTACAGAGAATACTGGACCTAATCTCGCGAAATGTAACAAGACTGGGGTTTAATCTGGGCCCCAATGACAGTGTCGCTAGTTCGATTCATGTCTCAAACCAGGACCAAGCGAGACTGTGCCATACACTACAGGAATACCAGAACGGTCAGTTTAGTCTTGATGGCAGTCTTGTTGTTATAAACTCCAGTACGCAGCGGTACCATCTGTCTAATCAAGAGATCCGGTACACGTTTCTCGCAAGTGGAGAAGAAATGGAAtccaaggttgtgacctgtGAGTACGTGAAGACTACCTTGGATTACCTCAGCGAAGTCCTTCTATCACTCTCATTGTTTGGATTAGCGGCGGTCTTTGTGACCCACTGTGTCCATAAGGAGATCCGGAACCAACCAGGCCAGAACTTGATGTCTCTCTGCCCCAACCTGTTCCTGGCTTACCTGTTCCTCCTATTAGGTCCACTGCTAACACACCTCCACATCGTCTGCTCGGTATTGGCAGTTGCCCAACATTTCTTCTGGCTGACGTCCTTTGCCTGGATGAGTGTTATTGCAGCAAACACGTGGAACACATTCCGGCCCGATTCGATAAAGACAAGCCAAGTTGCGAGCGTGAAATCGTTCGTCAAAGGGTGTCTCTACGCGTATGGCAGTCCGGCACTAGTCGTGACAACATCGGTCATCGTCACGTTCACCGTCCCTGAGCTTGGCTTCAGTTATGGTGACAGGAAGAAGTGTTGGTTGGGCAACTTCTACCAGAAGATTATAACCTTCCTAGTTCCCGTCGGCATCCTGTGCACGATCAAGTTGACCCTGTTCGTCTTGACGGTGGTCAACATCGTGAAGGTCAGGAAGGTCACTGCCAAGGTCCAAACAAAGTCGTCACATACAGCGGTCATGAATTTTCTACCGTATGTGAAGTTGTCAGTCATTCTGGGGACGTCCTGGGCGCTGGGTTTCCTTGCCGAGCATGATGACAGTCAGGTCCTCCGTTATGTTTTCGTCATCTTAAACGGCAGCCAAGGAATCCTGCTTGCGGCAGTTTTCTTCAGCAACGCACGCATTCGCCATCTCTGGCGCATGCGCTTTTGCAAGAAATCTGAGCGGTCGTCTGGTTATACGCACACCACTTCGGGGAAAATTGCATCAATGTCTGCTTCTGACTAG